Sequence from the bacterium genome:
CTTAGGTGCTGAACGCACAACGGATGATACAAGACTACTGACACGTTCACCCGGAATCGCGAAGTTGAGGTTCTGTCCATCTATAATTGTCCCCATTGCGACGCCAATAACGTTTCCCTTCATATCTACTACCGGACCGCCACTGGAACCGGGCGAAATCGGCGCAGTGATCTGAACAATGTTGCCGAAACCTTCCACATTTCTCACAGCCGATACAATCCCGTCCGAGACCGTCAACTCCAATCCAAGCGGGCAGCCAATGACGATGATGCTCTCTGCTGTTCTCGGCAACACAACATTTACCGGCAATACTCGCACTACCTCAACCGGCACATCAACAGACAGCACGGCGAGGTCGCCCTCCATATCCTCTGCGAGTACTGCCGTGACAGGATGCAATTTGCCATCGGATGTCTTGATGTCGAGGCTGCTGGCTCCTTCGATGACGTGAAAATTGGTAACGACATCACCCTTGTCATTCACGAAGAAACCGCTACCCTGAGCAATAGCCTCGCCGGTCTCATCATAAGTCAAGATGACCACCACCGACGGCGATATCCGTTCAACGATGTCAGGCAAGGATTCCTGTGCGAAGATAGGAGAAGCAGCCCCCGCGAAGATTAAGAAGAACAAGGCCTGCAATGCAGTATGACGCGATCCCATATCTCCCACCTCTTGTTTACAGCATGCCTTTACCTGACAAGATAACTACGCGAATTACTGTTAATAATTTCAATTGGATCTATTTCGTTCTTCACAAAATAGCACTTGACGTTACATAAAGTGTGGTCACAAAGCCTATACAAGAATTTCTCCGGGTATAGAAGCTCCAATGTTTGTTGCCCTGTGAGTAAGTTCTCCGTTGGGCAATAAACCGGCTCGTCTTCATCTTCATCAGGACCGTCAAAGTCGCCAAACCGTGATCTAAACTCGTGCGCAAGTGCATTCCGTTCTCCGTATAGCAAGTGTGAGTGTTTGAACCTCTCGGGACCCAGTTTGGGTAATTTCTTTTCACTCGTATAGTGGAAGCATACGGGATTACCAGAGCAGTCCTTGGGCCAGTATTGAACGAAGTCCTCAAAGAATGGGTCTTCGCTTATTTTTCTCTGTGAAGTCTTATGTACTTCCGTCTCAACCCATTCCAGCAGCTTCTCAAATCTGTCTTTGAAACTGTTCGTTTCCAGCCACGTGGATGGTTTTGGAACTTCTTCTTCCGCATTGCTTCCTTTTTCTTTGAGTAGTTCCTGCAACACCTTCTGCAATTCAGGCAAGCTTATACGGTTTGAATCGTTCCAGTCAGAAAACTTTTCAATAAGCGATGCAAAGCTGAAGTTTGGCACTGAATTTGAAAGAGCTTCAAGAAAGGTGACATATAGGATTCTCCTATAAGCTCGAGCATAAGCATCTGATTTGGAAATCTCCAAAGACCTGATATGATCTCTGTGACTTTGGAAGGTATCAATGAATCTACTGATACGCCTGTTTCGGTGCTGCGAATCGGTTTTTGATTTGTCCATATTCAATAGACAGTTTCACATCCTTCCAATCAACCCCATCATGATCTTGGTCATTTTGGGTTCGGCTTCATTGGCGGTGCGGTAGATTTCGGGGATGTCGGCGGGCTTCAGGCAGTCGGCAAAGCCTTCGTCGGTGACGATGGACATGCCGAAGCACTCCATGCTCATGTGCCGTGCCACGATCACCTCGGGAACCGTGGACATTCCCACCACGTCCGCGCCGATGGTGCGCATGAACCGGTACTCGGCGCGCGTTTCGAGATTCGGTCCAGCGACGACCGCGTACACTCCGCGCTGCACCTTGATTCCCAGCTCCATCGCGACTTTCTCGGCAATTTCGATCAGCCGCCGGCAATAAGGCTCGCTCATGTCGGGAAAGCGCGGTCCCAGGTCATCGTGATTGGGTCCGATGAGCGGATTATCGCCGAGCAGATTGATGTGATCATCCATGATCATCAGATCGCCCGCCCGGTAGAGCGGATTCACGCAGCCGCACGCGTTGGAGATCAGCAGCACGTTCACGCCCAGCGCCTTCATCACGCGCACCGGAAACGTGATCTGCTGCATCGTGTAGCCTTCATAGTAATGGAAACGGCCCTGCATGGCGATCACCGACTTCCCGGCCAGCATTCCGAGATGCAGCCGTCCTTCGTGTCCTTCCACCGTCGAGTGGACGAAGTGCGGGATCTCATGATAGGGCACGACTGCGTGGGCCTGAATCTCCTTGGCGAGACCGCCCAGCCCCGTTCCGAGGATGATTCCCACCTCCGGGGAGTGCTTGATATGGGGCTTCAGTGCCGCAGCGGTTTCAGCGATCTGCGTCTTTAGATCGGGCATCGGGAACCTCAGGAGATTCTTGTTCAATCAAATCTATCAACTCCGATTGCGACTTGAGCAGAAACCGGAGCCGTTTCACGAACGCGTCACGATGGAGCTTCAGCGCGCGCAGCTCTTCGCGGAGGGCGAGGCTTTCCCGTTCCGCCGCCAGCTTGATGTGTTCGGCGTCGGCGTGGGCCTCGCGAAGGATTTGCTGCCGTTCGCGATCCGCCATTTCGTGCGCCGAACGCTGATTCTCCTGCGTAGCAACCAAAGAGTCGCGGAG
This genomic interval carries:
- a CDS encoding DivIVA domain-containing protein; translated protein: MSLSPVDISSHEFSRSLRGYDPAEVRAFLERLADEIADLQSQVNSLAEQSRIYSAKLSAYQEMEQSLRDSLVATQENQRSAHEMADRERQQILREAHADAEHIKLAAERESLALREELRALKLHRDAFVKRLRFLLKSQSELIDLIEQESPEVPDARSKDADR
- a CDS encoding purine-nucleoside phosphorylase, with protein sequence MPDLKTQIAETAAALKPHIKHSPEVGIILGTGLGGLAKEIQAHAVVPYHEIPHFVHSTVEGHEGRLHLGMLAGKSVIAMQGRFHYYEGYTMQQITFPVRVMKALGVNVLLISNACGCVNPLYRAGDLMIMDDHINLLGDNPLIGPNHDDLGPRFPDMSEPYCRRLIEIAEKVAMELGIKVQRGVYAVVAGPNLETRAEYRFMRTIGADVVGMSTVPEVIVARHMSMECFGMSIVTDEGFADCLKPADIPEIYRTANEAEPKMTKIMMGLIGRM